The following is a genomic window from Hippoglossus stenolepis isolate QCI-W04-F060 chromosome 14, HSTE1.2, whole genome shotgun sequence.
GAAACGCCAAATACAATGTTATTGCCTGTGGTGTTGTTTTGACAGCGGCTGACTTTCGAGCTCGCatcgcacacacatacaagaaGCAGGCACCGAGATGCAGCTGGATGCGAGCCTGCACGCTGCACAGACGTCATGTGAGCCAGGTTAGCAGGAAAGCTCCGACAGCCAATTAATGTAActgtgttcaaataaagggACGCTGGTTGTCAAGTTATTTAACCTGAGCGCTCATATGTTTCCAATCACATTACAAGTACAGAGTCATTGTCTATGTCGTGTCAGTGTCATTTTCTGAGTTTAATTGCCTAGCAGAAGAGTCTGTGCACTGTTCATTAACAAGTGCAGCATCAAAAGCcagtcattttaaatgaagcCGTTAAtgtgggagagaaagaagacagCATCCGATTAGACGAGTGGAGGGAAGCTGATACACGTTTTCCTGACTGCAAACCtctatttttttcagttttgcagaattatatttgtaaatatattttaatataactacacagaaacaaatgttaACGAGATCCGGCCcaactcactctgacatttgaacAGACAAGGAAATGAAAGATGTGGGTGGTGTTGAGGAGAGCGTAACAAAAGGTGACATTGAGATATATTCTGACAAATATTAGGAGCCAATGTTTTTAGAGCCTGATGCATGCAAAGAACAAAGAGTCAGAGAACCTCGACCTCTGCAGACTTCATTTTGTCATCCAACACTCCAGCCAGACAAAATCCCTGAATCGAATCCATCAGTGATTTTTCTGATTAATCGTGCAACGCTCAGatctataaaatgtcaataGCAATTTGTAACAAGTACAAAGTGACCTCTTGAAATGTTCTGTTGTATCAGTTGTCGCGTTGTCTGCTTGATGAATGGCTTACAAGATCAAATGATTACTAAAACATGATTAATGTACTGCTAATGGACAAATCAATTGAATAGCCATTTCAGTGCTAACTACCATTTATGGCAATCTCAGTTTCTGATGTGCTATTTTCTTGGAAggtattcaaatgttttttttcacaaagatATATGTAGGAACATATTTCTTTTTGTAATACATTTATGAGATGTATGTactattttatgtttgttttctctttagaATATGAGGAAGTACACCGGAGGTTTGACCTTGCACGCCTAAACTCCTGAActataacaaacaaaaacagcaattaATTGAGTAGAACCAGAgacattctttttatttcatgcaccCAAAGAGAGAGCTGGTGAGCTCTTTCTAACTTCACACcccatcattttttatttttttcaaatttgctGTCTGCAGGGCCAGTGGATGTTGACTCAAATTACATCACTTGAGGTCATCAAACATCACCTGCTCCCTctagtgtttttttaaaaatccacatTGCATCATGACCTGTAGATGAATGTTGTCAAATCGCCGTAGCTGCTCTTTAATCGACCCAAACTTATCTGGATGATTTATATAACCTGCAGAAGTGAGTAAACACTGTAACACATGCAGTGCAGTGTAATTTAATGTAACCACACTTACATAGGTGAGTCTTACTGTGTGAGTCTTACTGTGTGAGTCTTACATATTGTTGAGGCTGTGTTCGTGAGAAGCTCATTCAACTCGGCGGCAGTGTAAAAGGAAGCAggctgttgctatggttacatgCAGTTTCACATACGTGGTAGTAATGACTGGAGCTCTCATTGAAGAATCTCGATGTATAATTATAAAGGAGATGTGAAGAATTATGTTCTTTCGCTTTTTAGTTTAGTGACCTTGAAATCCTCTGTATTATTAGATACTTGATTGTATCCTATAGGGGCTCATGTTAATCCGTCAATGGATGTCTGATGTAGAGAAATGCTCATGCAatcatgaaaataaagaagTCACTGCAACCTAATCAGCTGATTTCGGTGATTAAAAGAGCTTTAATGAGAAGTCTGTAATCAGTAAAGTGAGCTGCAGTTAGGAGAGGCTGTATGGAAACCTGTAGACTGATGGATTATAGCTCAGAAACACGTGTACACCTACAGAGGTTGCTATGCACAAAGCTGCTCATCGAGACTGAGATGCTATTAATACTTTATGTTACATCCTCTCTCTGACTGGTGTCCATGACCACACTGATAAATGTTTCCCATGTTCTTTCTGGTATTTGGTTCCTGTACTGGAGAGCTGTCAGCCCCCCACATCTAAGGCTTCATCCGCACTCCTAAGTTTGCATTTGAAAACGCATCCACTCTGCTAAgcctggtgtccacactacCCCGGACTTTTAGAACCCCcttaaaaagagaaatttaGAAATGCAGCTGTcccagttttagtttgaaaactccagggcagCTTTTTTAGTCTGGGCGTGCAGAAACAGGGATGTGTGGAAGCGATGATGTAGACACTCAtaaccacttgctgattgggtcttttcggtcacgatgtagccttcgctgattcagGTTCCTGTCAGATTACCCCCTTCCAGAAGAggcattagccttggctacAGTGTGCAACGCAACGGGGATAATCAATTACAGGGATTGTTGACCCAGTTGTCTTtactaacagctgttgtgcagttaattCTGCATTCTagaaaaaaacacccacataGGAGTCGCCATTTTGCTATCCCTTCTTCTCATTTGTAGCCTAGCACTTTCTGCAGCTAACAACTGAAGGCTGTgtacaccagcacacacacgcCAAGTGTACATGAGGTCACTTAATTCAAATTTTCAGCTGTGTTAGTATGGGCAGGGATTCAAAATGATAACTTTACCTGTTAATAAATCAATCATGTCACTGATTGATTATATTTCTTTTTGCAAACATTCTTTAAAAGTTAATATATGTCTCAATTTATGTTGGaccctgtgttttcttttaaatatttctattttgttgATTGTGGGggttatatttagatttttgtttttctgtttatgtttaatttatcaGTCAACAAAACTGAATAGTGAAATCCTCATAGTCATAATATTTACACATTCTTGCATCATATgatttaaataaagtatttttttctctttcctacTTTGTATAAACTTGAAATGGAGGCAAATATTACTAGCCTTTGtattgtgtttaatgtgtggTTAATATTACTGCTTCAAAGCCATATATGACGTTAACCTGGGCTTAAATCCTGAGTCGTCTGAGGAAACAAGCTCTTTGAGTGGGGAGGACAGTGAGAGATGAGGCTGTGTGCAGAGAGTGAGAAAATAGCTCCACCTCACTGATTAGTGCCTAAAGCGGCTGCACCTTCATAAAGCCCCCCGATGCCTTTACCGAGACATGACTCAGTAAAGTCATCTCACCAAGCACTCCTCCATTCAGCCTATTTTCAGCTGTTTGCTCTTCACAAACTTGTTTACGGGTAGTTCAGcttccttgaaaaaaaaaactgaaaaccctCAGCTCACTTGAAAGTGTTTGAAATGTCAGAacaaattacagtttttcattttatactgGATAAAGTCAATTAGCAGCATAATGAGCTGGGAAGTAAACACTGAAGTGGAATGAACATGTCTGACTTGGAGGCTGTATTCAGTTATATCTTCTCCGACCAACCTGTGTGGGACACACTCAGGTTTTCTGAAATCACAGGTTAtttactccctctctctcagttcaCACATTAAGGTCACCAAGTCCTCTATTCATTTGTGTTACAGGAAACACACTTTTGCAGTAACCATGGAATCAAACGTTGAGAGAGGAGGCCGAATACATATCAACTGGAGGAAGGTACAAAATATCTCTCCAAGGATGCACTCAGACGTTTGTGGAGACAGACGTAGAGTCAACCGCCCCTGTTTTAGGTAGCACAGAGGTGAAGAGAAGACACAACAAGGGTCTGGCAAGACGAGCCAATGCATATTGCACAAATAAAGATATAGGACCAACTCATGACTTTGTACAGTTTTTCCAAGGACATCTCCGATTTCAGCTTTGCAATACTACTTTTAACTTGACAACATCTGCAAGGTTCAAGCAGATGCTGTTTATGGTTCTGCTGATTCTCCCTGATGCAACTGGTCCTGACAGTTGACTTCTACTAAAGACATCATCCCTCTccaaagggttagggttagggttaggggttagggttagggttgcaAAGCTGTCtaccctgagactccaaaagtgtttgtggactcaaacacttcaccaacccctccatcagcatagtgatgagtagataatgagtgaaggTTCATTTTTCggcgaactatccctttaattaattggagaaaataaattCTAGGCCTACACATATCCTGCATATGAAATATGTTATGTTTcacatccaaataaataaaatacaatgagaCAATATAGACAACAGTTGTTGAGCGTGTTGACCAAAAAGGTCATTTTGTGGTTAGCAAGGGTCTAGAAGTGTTCCATAGATGGAATCATAGTTCCTGTGAGGCAGTGTGTTGGGTGTGATGTTTAACAGTGGGGGGGAGGCAGTTTAATGATACAATGGTCAGAATGGCAGAATTGTTGTATCATTTCAAAAAAAGCTGATTGGTTGAACCAGAGGAATATATCAGGTCCCCAATGAAAATGCACCACTTCCCTGGAAGTACCAAGACAGTATAATTGTATTTCAGGTCAGTCATGATTGGAAAGTAAGAGACTGCTGGTAGTCGTCTAAATGTGATACACAAAGTTAACAAGTAAGTAAGCAATAGCTCTAACAAACATTTACCTCCGTAATCAATTTGACTGTTCAAATGAGGTCCGTGTTGGCCTTTCTTTTGTTTATGCAACAGCATAcgtcttcatttaaaaagaagagCGGTCAGGGAACACAGCTGCGCAGCAACAAGACTCCAACCATAACAAGATAGTGATCCATGCTGTTTGTTGTTCTGATGCCAGCGCAGCAAGATCCATATCGACCAGATAAAGCCATATCAGCTAGACAGAGATTTGTCGTCGTGAGAAGTCTTCCAGCCAGAATCAGTGACAATTACAGCCCAGGGGTCTTATGAGCAGCATCAAAAGGATTACAACCCCACAAAGAAATTCAAACGATTCGGATTTTGAGATATGTGTGGGGCTGtatgcagagaaacaaaaaaccATATAAATGAAGATGCATTCCACTCCAGCTGTAACAGTGAATTCATTATTAAAGCACAATTAGCAGGAGAAATAAGTATTAGACAGGATAACATACTAACAGTGGGAAACCATCTTCCAGGGATTTGAACTTAATCCAGTTTCTTTCAAAGTAGCTCTGCACGCTCATCCCCCTCTTTGAAGTGTAAATTCAAGGAGTATCAGTTGCACAAAGTTTCCACAGTGgcaagtttgaaaaaaaaaaaaagaaaaaagttttgaCTTGACATTGTATTAAGGGATGGAAAAAACACTGTAGGTCCTTTgtttgagaaacaaaaaagtatataaaatataaaatcattaaCACAGATTATCTATCTGTGCCAGGGACTCTGTTCTGAACAATACACGTGTTGATCGTTATTCCCTGAATAAAAGCTATACAGCAGCAGACATAACGATCACTTAATGCCGGAAAATGGCAGAAAACTACACCGAGATATTTCCCCTGTCTAGACATGCAAAGCTGTTCAAATATGCTCCCCCTCCGCCATCACCTCCTTACTCTTTCTCCGTTTTGACAGCTCCTTCCATGTGTCTTTCACTTCGCCTCTGTCTCGCTTTTACTTCTCGCCTGCCAGACTCAACACCCAGTTGCTCAGGCAGCCTTATTTGTCAATTTCCTGTGCCTGATACAGTGAGCAACGAGGGGAAAGTGAGTGGGTGTGGAGCGTTGTTGGTGCAATGAGTCAAACCATTTGCAGCGTTGTTCCTGTGAATGATTATGTCTTCAAAATCTCCTACTTGAATTATATTATTGATCTTTCAACCtggaatgaaatgaaactgattAAGTGTACTGTCTGGTGATGAacttaaaaagtaaatgtggCTCAAACGTAAATTCTGGAGTCAAACCAAACGAACTTACACATTCATCTACCATTCAAAACAGATGAGGATACAGCCACAGTGAAGACTTTCTGTCAGGTACAAGATTATACTTTGTTTGATTATACTTTGTTTGGAAAAAAGAACCAAATCTTTCataattttgtatttgagaCTTGCCTGTCAGATTTCCTGTTTCTCAGTGAATGCAAATACTCGGCAGGTGATGTAAAGCGAATGAAACTCAACGCTTCCTCCTGAGTTTTGTCAACCTCTCCTTTATAGTAGTAGGGAAAAGTCCAGTGTTAAATTTTGCTGACGAATGCTTGACATCAAACTGAAGCCATTTTGTTTGTCTTACAGAGACGAACAGCGAGTGGACCATGAGAGGACATCTATCTCCTAATTCCAGTGTGTATGTCTGTACTgagaactgttcatctaatTGGCTTCCACACGTGGCATCTGTGTATCGATGAGGGCCCATGATGCTTCCAGATATTATTAGAATACTCTTAATAGGAGACTTTTCTGTATGTGAGTATATGTTTAGACCTCTCAGTTGGTTTGTGAtaacattttgtcatttctttctttgtcacaGAAAAAGTGAACCACACCACAGGTTTGAAAGTGCCAGAAATCAAGGCCTTAGTTTACATATCCCCCACATTGCTCTCCACGTACTGCCTTTAGATTGTTAATACATTTTGCTACTGCATGTACATCACTACTGCATATTATGTGCATATGATTTTAAATTAGTAAAAAGCTCACATGTCCATTTCTTGACTGAACATTTAGTGTTTTATACCACTTTAtcgcacaaaacaaacaatatgtgTGCAAAGTACACGCGACCACAACCATGACCTGGCCAATCGTAACGTTGGACTGGACCCTTCTGTGGATACTAACCTCTAATGAGCTAATTTAATCCTCAGTATTGTGAAAAATGTGGCTTATTGTGCAGTGTAGGTCAACTACAGGCCAGCATAGTACAAGGGTACAACATAATGTGGGGCTATGTTGCTACAGTTTACACAGGTCTGACACAGTGCTGACAGAGGGCACGGATATATGATATATTAATTAACTGAGGATTAGTAGCTGGTGAAAATAACCATTTAATTTCAttagtatctctctctctgtgtcatccATCATCTGACACAAACACTCTATTATCCTCACAGATGGCagagatgcagtgtgtgtgggtcttGTGTGATTATAGATGGGTGTgtgaggtggtggtggatggTGTTTCTGGCACCCTGAAATGTAAATgcgagaaaataaataatgaagagCGGCGAAAAACTCAGAGGGAAACCATGGTGACATGATTGTCTCAGTTCAGTGGCAAAGCCAGTTATCTCACAAAGACACATACAGCCCGGCATCCCATGATCCTTTGGCTTGGAGAAGGCAGCGTTCAGGTTGATAGAGGTTTGtatcagtgtaaaaaaaaagatgtgccACCTGGTATGTAGCCTTTATCTCTTGTTTCcattctttcccttttttatatCAGAGTCTTCCCCTCTATCTTTATCCTCCGATAAAAATAGATCAGCACCTGGCTACAAGAAAACAGGTCAGACTTGATAATGGTTATCTTGAATCTCGGGCCATCAACCTATAATCTGTTTGCTTTCATACGTCTCTCTCCTTTGAACAACAGCTGAACTCATCACCATTACATCAGCATTATTTCACTTTTCCAACAACATCTTCCTGAAGTCTCctgacattttgtatttctatattttgtcttttcatgcCTGTGTCAGTAGTCTTCACCTGGCCCATTTTCTCCGTATCACGTTCGCCACAAACATGCGACAAGTAAACACCTCCTGGCTGTTGCTAGGTTGTCCACTTACCAGAGGGTCAGAGGTTCAATCCCACTCTTCCCCATTCCACCTGCCTACCAGTCTGAATTTAACCCCAAATATCCCCTAATGGCTTTGCCGCCAGTGTGTGAGATATAGAGAAAAAGTGATGCATATAGATGCACTATATTAACGTGTGTATGGGTGAACGGCAAAACTGTACCATAAAGAAGAGCAAATACAAAGTCAATTCTTTCTAAAATTATCCATATGAGCATTAGggcatgatttaaaaaatgtaaaatagcaGTGGTTGTTCGTTCTATGGAAATTGTCTAGAAATTAAGGTAATGGCAATTTGCACAAAGAGGTTATTtgaagtaaaaaatgtaaatccatCCTTGTGTTTCAATTGAAAAACTCTTTGCCACCATGATTCAAAAAGGGTTTAGTGTGAGTACCTGCATTTGTCTTCAATCTGTCTGATTAAAAGTGTAATTTCGGTGAAAACTATTATTTTTCAATCTATTTAGCATAAATTGAGAACTTACTTCTGAAGAGCATCTATCTTTTCGGCTGTGATTCCTTtaagcagctcctccagcaggtcTGAGCTGTCGGATGGGGGCACAGGACGTTTGAcgctttgtgtgtgagtgaaccAGCCAATGAGGAGACCCAGGACAAAAAGCCCCACTGCAGCCAGGAAGTACCTGGAAGAGAATGTGGGAGGGGTCAGTTATAGTCTATTATTACTCGCTGTTTCAGGTACTTTAAAGGTAAGATGGTGCTTGTGCTTGATTTGcaaatttgacatttgacatttgacagGGTGCTATTGCCTTTTCATAGCAGCTGAGTCAGTGTTGGGGCAAGTCACTCAACACCTGAGGGCATCATTCAGGCCTTGAACTCAGTGGTGCTTAGGTGGGTAACAAACAACCTATCCATCCTTACAAGTGCTGTGTCAAATTGATCGATTTGTGGGGAAGGTGCGAGAGGTACTGCCACTATGCGTAAAGGAGTGTGCACTCCTTTAATGACAATGCATGGGGTAACAGAAATACACCCATCAGCCTGAACAATCGATGGTGTGATTGGTTTTAATGAGGAGCCTAAATATACTGGCTAGACCAGGGTTGGGAAACCTTTTGTTCCTATCAAGGGTCATCtgatttttgtaatatttgattatttgtcGTAAATAATTGGTCATGCAAAAAACTACATCGGCCGTCCCTGAATTACCTGAGCAGGAAGCAGTGGAGTCGTCTTTGACCTTTATGAGCAGGAGCcctggtaaagtgggagatgTAGTTAGGATCTTCTTGGAGTCGTTCAAACCGACCATGTGGTGAAACCGAAACTGAAGGCTGGATGGGTTCCATCAGCTCGGGGTCAGGATCAGGGCCAGGGTCTGAACACGCTGAAAGTGACAACCATTAACAACCTGTAAAATCTGTTGTTAATATGATGGGGTTATTTTGTTACTTGGGCCCGGACTAAAATATCTTAACtactgattttatttaattccaaAATTCATTTTCTCCAGAGCACGAAGCCTGGTAATCCTCTAATTTTAATCTAGCACAATAATCTGGTTTGTTGCTTTATGTGAAGATGGCTTTAAAATGAATTCCATTACCTTTGTCTTTAGCACTACTGGTAAGTGTTATCATGCTAACATGCAGAACGAAGATGATAATCATGGAAAACTACACTTGATAAACATCAGTATGTTAGCATTGTCACACTGAGCATGTCAATGTGATGACTCTATGAAAACTCCCTTGGTTATGCTGAGATAATAGTGATTTCAGAATTCTTAAATTCACAATACGAGTTTCATAATAATGATCGACTCGTGAGATCaagtgaaaccaaaatattAATCAAAGCACAGCCTCTATGGTCTTTTCTTTCAGAGAAACAGTTGGAGTTGGTTCAAACTTACCAAACTCCTACTGCTGTGGGGTAACTGTAAATGGGAAATGGAGTAAATACTTAATGCCGAGTTTTGAAACGATCAGCCCACTTGCTTCAGAAGGCATTTGTGAGGATAGAACTCTGCCACTGATACAGAGCTCCAGGCACAATTCAAAGCTGAGGAACTCAAGTCTAGCTTTAGGATACTTATGAAGTTTCTCTCTTTTGCAGCTGCTGTCAGTAGCAAACTTCTCACATTGAATGCAGCATTTTTTTCGCAGTGACACGTCTCAAATCATGTGTGAGAGGTTGGGAATAATTTCtctacaaaacatattttaggATCATCAAACGCATGAGACAGAAATTAGTTTTGGCACGATTCTACGattcaaaaaacaaaattgaCCGACTTCAGCCTAACTGACACAAAGTATCTCTGTATCAAATGTGCATCATAAACATGGTAAATTATGAATAGATCTGGAAGGATCATGCACAACATGCTCCATCTGTTACTTGCTGTAACAGATTCTTAACATGTTCTTAAACCAATCCTTATCACACTACGGTACGTCACACCAGTAAGTGCAATAATACAAACTGCACCATATAAATCAGAATTTCATATTGTCAACCTGATGGTTTGAGTAATATTTTTGCTGTTAGGAGCAGTTAGAGTCTCATTAATGTTTCATAAATGATTCACATTTCCATCATGCTAAGTGTCAGGACATCAGTTagacaatatttatttacatttaaagagttttaattaattataaacaCGTCATATTGCTTCAAGTAAGTTATATTTCA
Proteins encoded in this region:
- the LOC124854716 gene encoding inactive N-acetylated-alpha-linked acidic dipeptidase-like protein 2 — its product is MAYRKVCDAQGGPLVGEGLHCSGGLDLDWDLDKEELQEPGPSMDRMQMQHIDCQRSACSDPGPDPDPELMEPIQPSVSVSPHGRFERLQEDPNYISHFTRAPAHKGQRRLHCFLLRYFLAAVGLFVLGLLIGWFTHTQSVKRPVPPSDSSDLLEELLKGITAEKIDALQK